A window of the Streptomyces sp. Ag109_O5-10 genome harbors these coding sequences:
- a CDS encoding pyroglutamyl peptidase — protein MTSPRVRIGVLGVVLLAGALVPTAAHAATAPSPTVEEQRLDQPVPQEILRRSGFDTVAPGFARALEDAHNYAQARQAVARQGAALWRRAVDRAQGRGPAGGDLSRDDDRPLYWARLGMTRQVRTWAPGFAMGERRRAALLDLLERTSRGQTDIRYPGKGLRRILVTGFDPFTLDRDIRISNPSGASALALDGTVIETDEGPARVETAVFPVRWDDFAAGTVERTLRPYLPKVDLFTTVSQGRVGRFDVERTNGAWRGGFPDNENVSRTGTVPVADPAAQPQWTTTTLPYAAITAADTGRFPVYDHTEVTEIPAGGTDPVVRADGPTAGSTARAGGGGDYLSNEIAYRATLLRDRLGLHGRLPGGHVHTPVLQFGAGNTTQVTDPEFVRNRVDIIDQVRAIVTVAADASFRD, from the coding sequence TTGACTTCCCCACGTGTTCGGATCGGCGTCCTCGGCGTCGTGCTGCTGGCCGGAGCGCTCGTCCCCACCGCCGCGCACGCCGCCACCGCCCCCTCCCCCACCGTCGAGGAACAGCGGCTCGACCAGCCGGTGCCGCAGGAGATACTCCGGCGGTCCGGGTTCGACACCGTGGCCCCCGGGTTCGCCCGTGCGCTGGAGGACGCCCACAACTACGCGCAGGCGCGGCAGGCCGTGGCACGGCAGGGGGCGGCGCTGTGGCGGCGGGCCGTGGACCGGGCGCAGGGGCGCGGGCCCGCCGGGGGTGACCTGAGCCGGGACGACGACCGGCCGCTGTACTGGGCGCGGCTCGGGATGACGCGCCAGGTGCGCACCTGGGCGCCGGGGTTCGCGATGGGCGAGCGGCGGCGGGCCGCGCTGCTGGACCTGCTGGAGCGGACCTCGCGCGGGCAGACGGACATCCGCTACCCGGGCAAGGGCCTCCGGCGGATCCTCGTCACCGGGTTCGACCCGTTCACGCTGGACCGGGACATCCGGATCTCCAACCCGTCCGGGGCGAGCGCGCTGGCCCTCGACGGGACCGTGATCGAGACCGACGAGGGGCCCGCGCGGGTGGAGACGGCGGTGTTCCCGGTGCGGTGGGACGACTTCGCGGCCGGGACCGTGGAGCGGACACTGCGGCCGTACCTGCCCAAGGTGGACCTGTTCACGACCGTGAGCCAGGGGCGGGTCGGGCGGTTCGACGTGGAGCGGACGAACGGCGCCTGGCGGGGCGGCTTCCCGGACAACGAGAACGTGAGCCGGACCGGGACCGTCCCGGTCGCCGACCCGGCCGCGCAGCCGCAGTGGACGACCACCACCCTCCCGTACGCGGCGATCACGGCGGCGGACACGGGCCGGTTTCCGGTGTACGACCACACCGAGGTGACCGAGATACCCGCGGGCGGGACCGACCCCGTCGTACGGGCGGACGGGCCGACCGCCGGGTCCACCGCGCGGGCCGGGGGCGGTGGGGACTACCTGTCCAACGAGATCGCCTACCGGGCCACGCTGCTGCGCGACCGCCTCGGGCTGCACGGCAGGCTGCCCGGCGGGCATGTGCACACGCCGGTGCTGCAGTTCGGCGCCGGGAACACGACGCAGGTGACCGACCCGGAGTTCGTGCGGAACCGGGTGGACATCATCGACCAGGTACGGGCGATCGTGACCGTGGCGGCGGACGCGTCGTTCAGGGACTGA
- a CDS encoding aldose epimerase family protein translates to MSELFGTLSDGTEVHRWTLERAGTRVRVLSYGGIVQSAEVPDRDGRTADVVLGFAGLDGYLENPGPYFGALVGRYANRIAHARFPLDGVTYALEPNNAPNSLHGGARGFDKRVWEATAVEHGVRLTRVSPHGEEGFPGQLAVAVTYTLDESGALHISYEAVTDAPTVVNLTNHSYFNLAGSGHAGGHELRIAASRYTPVDGDLIPTGDPADVSGTRFDFRAAREVGSGYDHNLVLDKGVTETPVEIAELYDPASGRTLTVATTEPGIQLYTAEHLTGPFAPGDGVALETQHFPDSPNRPDFPSTRLDPGRTYRSATVYGFGVRD, encoded by the coding sequence ATGAGCGAACTTTTCGGCACACTTTCCGACGGCACCGAGGTGCACCGCTGGACACTGGAACGCGCGGGGACCCGGGTGCGGGTGCTGTCGTACGGCGGGATCGTGCAGTCGGCCGAGGTGCCGGACCGGGACGGGCGGACCGCGGACGTGGTGCTGGGGTTCGCCGGCCTGGACGGCTACCTGGAGAACCCGGGGCCCTACTTCGGCGCCCTGGTCGGCCGGTACGCCAACCGGATCGCGCACGCCCGCTTCCCGCTGGACGGCGTGACCTACGCCCTGGAGCCGAACAACGCGCCCAACTCCCTGCACGGCGGCGCCCGCGGTTTCGACAAGCGGGTGTGGGAGGCGACGGCCGTCGAGCACGGGGTGCGGCTGACCCGGGTGAGCCCGCACGGGGAGGAGGGGTTCCCGGGGCAACTGGCGGTCGCCGTGACGTACACGCTGGACGAGTCGGGGGCGCTGCACATCTCCTACGAGGCGGTCACCGACGCGCCGACCGTCGTGAACCTCACCAACCACAGCTACTTCAACCTGGCCGGCTCCGGGCACGCGGGCGGCCACGAGCTGCGGATCGCGGCCTCGCGCTACACCCCCGTGGACGGGGACCTGATCCCGACCGGAGACCCGGCGGACGTCTCCGGCACCCGGTTCGACTTCCGTGCGGCCCGCGAGGTCGGCTCCGGCTACGACCACAACCTCGTCCTCGACAAGGGGGTGACGGAGACTCCGGTGGAGATCGCCGAGCTGTACGACCCGGCGTCCGGCCGCACCCTCACCGTGGCCACCACGGAGCCGGGCATCCAGCTCTACACCGCCGAGCACCTGACCGGGCCCTTCGCCCCCGGCGACGGTGTCGCCCTGGAGACCCAGCACTTCCCGGACTCCCCCAACCGCCCCGACTTCCCGAGCACCCGGCTGGACCCGGGCCGGACCTACCGCTCGGCGACCGTGTACGGCTTCGGCGTCCGGGACTGA
- a CDS encoding SGNH/GDSL hydrolase family protein: protein MRKQRRRRSRALAGAVALTAALGVAGCGVLGGSSASTKGEKTRASRAVQLWDRSPASIAAVGDSITRGFDACTVLSDCPEVSWATGTSEHVDSLAVRLLGRAQAADHSWNYAETGARMADLPGQMADAAARRPQLVTVMVGANDACRTSVRAMTSVADFRGEFEDALATLRKALPKTQVYVASVPNLKRLWSEGRTNPLGKQVWKLGICPSMLSDADNLTSAATVRRDKVQQRVEDYNKVLREVCAKDRRCRFDGGAVYAYRFGTDQLSHWDWFHPSTDGQSKLAAIAYRAITAKDPVD, encoded by the coding sequence ATGCGCAAGCAGCGACGCCGGCGTTCGCGTGCCCTGGCAGGCGCCGTCGCCCTCACCGCCGCGCTGGGGGTGGCGGGGTGCGGCGTGCTGGGCGGTTCCTCCGCCTCGACCAAGGGCGAGAAGACGCGGGCCTCCCGGGCCGTACAGCTGTGGGACCGCAGCCCGGCCTCGATCGCGGCCGTCGGCGACTCCATCACCCGCGGCTTCGATGCCTGCACGGTCCTCTCGGACTGCCCCGAGGTGTCCTGGGCGACCGGCACCAGCGAGCACGTGGACAGCCTCGCGGTGCGCCTGCTGGGGCGGGCGCAGGCGGCCGACCACAGCTGGAACTACGCGGAGACCGGCGCCCGGATGGCCGACCTGCCGGGGCAGATGGCCGACGCGGCGGCCCGCAGGCCCCAGTTGGTGACGGTGATGGTGGGGGCGAACGACGCCTGCCGTACGTCGGTGCGCGCGATGACCTCGGTGGCCGACTTCCGCGGCGAGTTCGAGGACGCGCTGGCCACCCTGCGCAAGGCGCTGCCGAAGACGCAGGTGTACGTCGCGAGCGTGCCGAACCTGAAGCGGCTGTGGTCCGAGGGGCGGACCAACCCGCTGGGCAAGCAGGTGTGGAAGCTGGGCATCTGTCCGTCCATGCTCTCCGACGCGGACAACCTGACCAGCGCGGCGACCGTGCGCCGGGACAAGGTGCAGCAGCGGGTCGAGGACTACAACAAGGTGCTGCGGGAGGTCTGCGCCAAGGACCGGCGGTGCCGGTTCGACGGCGGGGCGGTGTACGCGTACCGGTTCGGCACCGATCAGCTCAGTCACTGGGACTGGTTCCATCCGAGCACCGACGGCCAGTCGAAGCTGGCCGCGATCGCCTACCGGGCCATCACCGCCAAGGATCCGGTGGACTAG
- a CDS encoding DUF3145 domain-containing protein: MTTRGVLYVHSAPRALCPHVEWAVAGVLGTRVNLDWIRQPAAPGTWRSEFSWQGEVGTASKLASALRGWHLLRFEVTAEPCAKAEGERYSCTPDLGIFHAVTGIHGDILIPEDRLRAALTRSQRGETALEAEIAKLLGKPWDDELEPFRYAGEGAPVRWLHQVV; the protein is encoded by the coding sequence GTGACGACACGTGGAGTTCTGTACGTGCACTCCGCGCCCCGCGCGCTGTGCCCGCATGTCGAGTGGGCCGTCGCCGGGGTGCTCGGCACGCGCGTCAACCTCGACTGGATCCGCCAGCCGGCCGCACCCGGCACCTGGCGCTCCGAGTTCTCCTGGCAGGGCGAGGTCGGCACGGCCTCCAAACTGGCGTCCGCGCTGCGCGGCTGGCACCTGCTCCGCTTCGAGGTCACCGCCGAGCCCTGCGCGAAGGCCGAGGGCGAGCGCTACAGCTGCACCCCCGACCTCGGCATCTTCCACGCGGTCACCGGAATCCACGGCGACATCCTCATCCCGGAGGACCGTCTGAGGGCCGCCCTGACCCGCTCACAGCGCGGCGAGACGGCCCTGGAGGCCGAGATCGCCAAACTCCTCGGCAAGCCCTGGGACGACGAACTGGAGCCCTTCCGCTACGCGGGCGAGGGCGCGCCGGTGCGGTGGCTCCACCAGGTGGTCTGA